Part of the Caulifigura coniformis genome, GTGCAAACCGGCCATCGCGTCCATCCTCGCTTCGCTGTGGAACGAGAACGTTCTCGACGCGCCGCATGAATCGCTGCAAGACACCAACGACCGTTTCCTGGCCAACATTCAGCGTGGCGGCTCGTATTCCGTGGTGCCGCGGGTCCCGGGTGGAGAAATCACTCCCGAGAAACTGATTGTGATTGGCGAGGTCGCCCGGGAATTCAACCTGTACACGAAGATTACCGGCGGCCAGCGGATCGACCTGTTCGGGGCGCAGGTGCACGAACTGCCGGAGATCTGGGAGCGCCTGGTCGAGAACGGTTTCGAAAGCGGACATGCCTACGGCAAGTCGCTGCGGACCGTGAAGAGCTGCGTGGGATCGACGTGGTGCCGCTACGGTGTCCGCGATTCCGTCGGTTTCGCGATCGAGATCGAGAACCGCTACAAGGGGATCCGCTCACCACACAAGATCAAGATGGCTGTCTCGGGCTGCACGCGCGAATGCGCCGAGGCGCAGTCGAAAGACGTCGGGCTGATCGCCGTGGAAGGTGGCTACAACGTCTACGTCTGCGGCAACGGCGGGACGAAACCCAGGCATGCCGAGCTGCTGGCGGCCTGTGTCGATGAGGCGACGGCGATCAAGTATGTCGACCGGTTCCTGATGTATTACATCTCAACGGCCGACAAGCTGATGCGGACGTCGACCTGGTGCGAGAAGCTCGAAGGGGGCATCGAGCACATCCGCGACGTGGTGGTGCACGACAAGCTCGGCATCGCGGCCGAACTGGAGCAGATGCTGCAGCGGCTGGTCGACACGTACCAGTGCGAATGGGCCGCGGTGGTGAAAGACCCCGAGAAGCGGAAACGGTTCCGCCAGTTCATGAACAGCGACGAGACTGAGTCGTGCATCGAAGTCATTTCGCAGAGGGGGCAGTTGCGTCCCGCGGATTGGCCCGGCGAACTGGTATCACTGGAACAGTTCCAGTCACTGCCGAAGCCCGCGGCCGAAGAAGTCGAAGTCGACGATTCAGGCTGGGTGCAGGTGGGCGTCATCGACGACTTCCCGATGGATGCCGGGGCGACGATCAAATACGGCAAGACTCAGATCGCGGTGTTCAACTTCGCGAGTCGCGGGGAATGGTACGCCTCTCAGAACATGTGCCCGCACAAGAAAGCATTCGTTCTCGCGCGGGGCATCGTGGGCGACCAGAAGGGGGAACCGAAAGTCGCCTGCCCGCTCCACAAGAAAACGTTCTCGCTGAAGACGGGCGAGTCGCTGTCGGACGCCGAATACAGTATCGAGACGTTCCCGGTGAAGGTCGAGGGGAGCGCGGTTTGCCTGCGATTGCCGCCGGTCGAAGTGCTTGATGAACGCCATGCGACGGAGATCGGATGCGCGCTCGCGTCCTCCTGTCTCACCCACCGTAACCGGGAACTGGTGGAAGCGTGACGACGACGCGGCTGCTGACGCTCGATGACCTTTCGAATGGCCTGAAGGGGGCCGGCGATGCGACGGTTTCGTTGCTCGATCAGTTACTGGCCGAGCAGCACGACCTGACGGCCGTTGAAGCGTTCTCACGCGATCATGCGTCCTGCACCGGCCCGGCGCAGGCGAAGTACTACTCGCGTCTCCTGCCTGCCGCTCCTCCCGGCCCCGGCGAGCAGTACGCATTCGAAGTCGACCTCGATCGCTGCTCGGGCTGCAAGGCGTGCGTCACTGCCTGCCATTCGTTGAACGGGCTGGACGAGCAGGAGACGTGGCGGGACGTCGGCCTGCTGATGGGAGGAACCGAGCAGCTGCCAGTGATCCAGCATGTCACGGCGGCCTGCCACCACTGCGTCGAGCCGGCCTGCATGATCGCCTGCCCGGTCAATGCCTACGAGAAAGACCCGCTGACGGGCATCGTCAAGCATCTCGACGACCAGTGCTTTGGATGTCAGTACTGCACGCTGGCCTGTCCTTACAACGTTCCGAAGTACCACGCGCAGAAAGGGATCGTCCGCAAGTGCGACATGTGTTCGAGCCGGCTCAAGACGGGTGAAGCGCCGGCATGCGTCCAGGCCTGCCCGCACGAAGCGATTTCGATTCGTGTCGTTTCGACGGAACGTGTGCGGGAAGACTCCGAGACGAATCGGTTCCTTCCCGCCGCCCCCGATCCGGCGATCACGCTCCCGACGACCCTGTATCGGTCCACCCGGGTCTTTCCCCGAAATACACTCCCCGCCGACTACCACGCCCTGAGCCCCGAACATCCTCACTGGCCGCTGATCGTGATGCTGGTCCTCACACAGCTTTCGGTGGGGACATTCATCGTGGGGGTGCTGCTGGATGAGACGCTCCCTGCTACGCTGGCGGCCGTACTGAGGCCCTTTCAGGCGACGGGAGCGCTCGTTCTCGGACTTCTGGCGCTCGGGGCGAGTACGTGCCATCTCGGCCGGCCGCTCCTGGCATTTCGCGGCATTCTCGGCCTGCGGCATTCGTGGCTGAGTCGCGAGATCGTCGCGTTCGGCCTGTTTGCGGGGCTCGCCGTTCCCTACGCCGCGGCGTGCTGGATTGCTTCGCCCGGAAGGCCGCTTGGCCCGCGCTGGGCCGAACAGGCCTCGGCCCTCCTTCCGGCGCTCGGAATGACCGTGGCCGCGACAGGGGCGCTCGGCGTCTTCTGCTCGGGGATGATCTACGTGTTCACGCGACGCGAACTGTGGAGCTTCGAACGCACCATGGCCCGCTTCGCGATGACATCTGCACTGCTCGGCATCGCCACGGCATGGCTGTCGTTGCTGCTGGTCTCGCGCTCCGTCGACAGCGAAATCGCCAGGGAGCTTCTCACGGCGGCGGGACCGCAGTTGACCCGCGGCCTCATGCTCGCGACGGGCCTGAAGCTCGTGTTCGACCTGCTGATCCTCAAGTCGCTGGCCGACCTTCGCCTGACTTCGCTCAGACGCACCGCGCTCCTGGTCACTGGCGTCCTGTCGCCGATCGCGCTTGCGAGAATTGGAGCGGGAATCCTGGGAGGCATCGCCCTGCCGATGCTCGTGTTGAACGCCCTTCCGGATGCGGCCCGGCCCGACCTGACGATTACCGTGAGCATGGCAGTCGCCTGGATGGCCTGCCTCGCGGGAGAGTTGCTCGAGCGTTATCTCTTCTTCGCCGCGGTCGCTGCCCCGCGCATGCCCGGAGGCATTCGTTCGTGACGATTGAAGCTCAGAATCCCCGTCTGTCGGCAGGTTCGCTCCTGCACCAGCGTGATGGCCGATTGACGCGGGAACTGCTTCTGGAGCCGGGAGCGCATGGTCTGGGGCTCGCTCCACAACGACTGAAACCGGACGCCACGACGTCGATGGTCTGTGGTTACTGCTCGACGGGCTGCAGCCTGAACGTGCATCTCAAGGACGGCCAGGCGGTCAATCTGAGCCCCACCACGAGCTACCCCGTCAATCTCGGGATGGCCTGCCCCAAAGGGTGGGAAGCGCTCACCGTGCTCGATGCGCCGGACAGGGCGACGACGCCGCTCCTGCGAAACGCGGCCGGGAGGCTGGCGCCGGTCGACTGGCCGACGGCGATGGGAGAGTTCGTCCGCAGGTTCCAGTCGATTCAGCGGCAGCACGGGCCCCATTCGATCGCGTTTCTCAGCACGGGACAGATGCCGACGGAGGAGATGGCATTTCTCGGATCGCTGGCCAAGTTCGGCTTGGGGATGCTGCACGGAGACGGCAACACGCGGCAGTGCATGGCGTCGGCCGTCGTCGCTTACAAGCAGTCGTTCGGCTTTGATTCGCCTCCCTACAGCTACGCTGACTTTGAAGAGTCCGACGTACTCGTCTTCGTCGGCGCGAATCCGTGCCTTGCGCATCCCATTATGTGGGAACGGGTCATGCGCAACCGGCGGTCGCCGGAGATTGTCGTGATCGATCCGCGGGCGACCGAAACCGCGATGGCGGCCACGCAGCATCTTGCTCTCGCCCCCAAGTCGGATCAGACGCTGTTCTACGGGCTGGCGCGGATCCTGATCAAAAACGGCTGGATCGATTCGCGCTTCATCAATCAGTCGACGGCGGGCTTCGAGCAGTTCTGGGAGTTCGTCCAGCCGTTCGACCTCGATCGTGTCGTCGCTGAGACGCGACTCAAGGCATCGCAGATCGAGCGACTGGCCGAGACGATTCATGAGCGGGGACGGTCATCGTTCTGGTGGACGATGGGAGTCAATCAGAGCCACCAGGGTGTTCGCACGGCGCAGTCGATTATCAATGTGGCCCTGCTGACCGGAAACATCGGACGGCCTGGAACCGGGGCCAACTCGATCACCGGGCAGTGCAACGCCATGGGCTCGAGGCTGTTCAGCAACACGACGGGCCTCCTCGGTGGACACGATTTCACCAACGCCCAGCATCGCGAGAAAGTGGCCGGTGTGCTCGGCATCGACACCGCGACGATCCCGACCGAGAACAGCCTGGCCTACAACGAGATCATGGAGGGGATTCTTCGCGGGAAGATCAAGGGGTTGTGGGTGATCTGCACGAACCCGGCTCATTCGTGGATCAACCAGAGTTCGGCTCGCGACATTCTCGACCGCCTCGACTTTCTCGTCGTGCAGGACATGTATCACACGACGGAAACTGCGCAGCGGGCGCATCTCGTGCTGCCGGCCGCCGGCTGGGGAGAAAAGGAAGGAACTTTCATCAACTCCGAGCGCCGCATCGGTGTGATCAAGAAGGTGCGCAAGGCCCCCGGGCAGGCGCTGGCCGACTTCCAGATCTTCCGGTTAGTGGCGGAGGCGTGGGGCTGCGGAAAGATGTTCTCCAAATGGACGTCGCCGGCGGCGGTGTTCGAATCGATGAAGGAGCTGTCGCGAGGTCAGCCGTGCGATTTCAGCGGCGTGCGTGATTACGCATTTCTCGATGAGCGGGGGGGCGTGCAATGGCCCTATCCGCAGGAGGGGGGCGACGATCACCCGGAGCGGAGGCTGTTTGCGGACGGACGGTTCTTTCATCCGGATGGCCGGGCGCGGTTCGTATTTGAGGAGCCGCGGCCCATGACGGAACTGCCGTCGGCCCAGTATCCGCTGCTACTGCTGACGGGCCGCGGGACGGCCTCGCAGTGGCATACGCAGACGCGGACATCGAAGTCGGCCGTCCTGCGGAAGCTCTACCCGGAAAAGCCCTACGTGGAGCTGAACCCGGGGGACGCGAAGCGGCTGGCGATTGTGCCCAATCGCTGGGTGACCGTGTCGTCGCAGCGCGGGCAGATGCGGGCCCTGGCCGTCATCGCGCCGACAGTCGCCGTAGGAACGGTCTTCATTCCGATGCACTACGAAGCGACGAACCGCCTGACGGACGCCGTCTTCGACCCCTACTCGAAGCAACCGTCGTACAAGGCGTGTGCAGTCCGCGTCTCTCCGGATTAGGGCACGTTGACATTCGCTGTCGCGGAGGCCGGCCCCCCGGGGGGGAGACCTGTGACGACCTGTGACAGCGAACAACCGTCTGAAACATTGGAGTTCTGGACCTGTGACATGTGTGACATGTGTGACGAGCTGTGGAGTGTTTTTCACCCCCTCTCGCGGGGCTGATCCCTCTCTGTTTGCGTTGCCAAAGAACGAACTCTCTCACCTGACGGGCGAGGTTGCGCATCGAGAAGAGTCTTCGCCTGCCTGAAGGGGCCTGGGGCCCGAAACTTCCTTTGGGAAGGTGGTTGCGTCGCGTGCCGCAACGAGAATCTGACATCGGGCCGGGAAGTTTTCGCCGGCGCGCAGGGCAGGTTGAATGTCCGTGCGGCCTGACACCGGACCATGAAGCCCGCGCCGGTCTTGCCGTTGAAAAGGAATATCGCGGTCGTATGGATTGTGAGGGCGGCGTCTCGGCCGTGCCTCGCAGTTGATCGCCAGAACCTCGTCTCTTGCGACGTAGGGTCTCCGTAAGGTCCCGCCGATGAGCTGCGGAGACCGAACGGCGAGGCTCTGATGACCACGATTGCAACACGGACTCCGAGTCACCGCTCCGGACGGGCGGGTGGCCCTCTGAGCGTGCAGCTCCGTTCCGTACCACGGACGTCTGAACTGTTCTTCGAAGCGGGTTGGCGTGATCTCGAACGCCGCAGCGTCCATTCCAGCCCGTTTCTGTCGCCATCATTCCTGCTCTCGCAGCCGGGCGTATTCTCGCCCGACGATTCTGCACAGCTGCTGACCGTGATGGATGCGGACGGCCGCTGGTACGCGGCCGGCGTGTTTGAGGCGGTGACGGGATCTCGCCAGCTTCCCGCTCCGCACCTGCAGGCCGTGCGGGGGCAGCACTGTTTCCTCAGCGGGCTTCTTCTGGATCCCGCGCATGCTGGGGAGGCCATCGGAGCAATCTGGCGCGCCCTCGACGCCCAGGGATTGCACGGCGTTGCATTCCCGCAGTTTCCCATTGAAAGCCGGCTTGGCGACCTGCTGTCGTCCCATTGCTCCGGACAACAACTGGCCGTGGTCACGGACGGCGTTCAGCATCGTGCCACCGTGAGCCTCGACGACGCTTCCAACAATGTCGGGATTTCGGAGAAGCGGACGAAGAGTCTGCAGAAGGGCCGACGCGCCCTGGCGCGTCATGGAAACGTCGGGAGTCGCTTCCGCGACTGTTCACGCGACGATCCATCGGCGATCGATGAGTTCCTGCGGCTCGAATCACTCGGGTGGAAGGGAGAGGCGGGCTCGTCGCTGGCTTCAACCCGGCGGGAGGCCGACTGGTTCCGGACAGTCGCCCTGTCGCTGTCGATGCAGGACCGGATCCGCTTTGCGGAACTGCTGGTGGACGACCGGGTCATCGCCAGCATGTGCCTGTTGCGGGCGCAGTCCGAGTACTTTGCGTTCAAGATCGGCTGGGATCCGCAATGGGAAAGGGGATGTCCCGGGTTTCTCCTCGCAGCTGAAGTTCGCGCTCATCTGGGGCAGCTGACGGGGTGCGAAAGAATCGATGGCTGCGCGCGGCCGGGAAGCTTTCTGGACCATGTCTGGCCGGGGCGTATGGCGGTCGGCGACGTGGTGTTCACCACCAACCGTTTCGGTTCCATGCTGGCCATCGGGACGCAGTGGGCCCGGTCCCTCCTCCGGAAATGGCGCGGCCCCGCGGGAGAAGTGCCTCAGCGAGCCGTCGGCAGCGATGCGGTGGCTGGAGGGACGCCGGCATGAACTTGCCTACCATGTGGACTCTGGAAACTCGTGAGTATTCGTCCGCGCCTTCCGATCATCGACGAGCGCTGGATGGCATTCGCGGAATCGCCATCCTCACGGTCTTCCTCTACGACTGCCTGAAACTCCCTCCGGGAGGCCCGATCAGCTTCGTGGTCCGAAAGGCGAGTGCTGCGGGCTGGGTCGGAGTCGACCTGTTCTTCGTGTTGTCGGGATTCCTGATCACGGGCATCCTGCTCGATTCGCGCGGAAAGCCGGGATACCTGTCGAGCTTCTTCGCACGTCGCTCGTTGCGAATCTTCCCGCTGTATTTCCTCTCGCTCTGGATCACGTTCGTCCTCCTGCCACAGCTCGCGGAGTTCCTGCCATCCGCAGGCCCGATCTCCGAGCGCATCGGCCTCCTCTCGACGCATCAGGTCTGGTTCTGGACTTACCTGCAGAACTGGTGGATGGCCTTTGAAGGGCACTGGCCCGACGTCAACTACCTCAATCATTTCTGGTCGCTGGCCGTTGAGGAACAGTTCTACCTGGTCTGGCCCTTCCTTGTGGGCTGGCTGAGCCTGCGTGGCCTGACGCGTCTGTGCTGGGCCTGTGTGATCGGCGCCCTGGCGCTGCGGATCGGGCTGTGGATCAGCGGCGCACCCTCGGTGGTGATGTACGTCACGACGGTGACGAGGATGGACAGCCTGGCCCTGGGCGGCCTGTTCGCCATCGGACTGAGGTCGCCGGTGTGGTATGCGCGGCTCAGCCGAATCGCGGTTCCCGGGATGATCGGATTGGCCGGCCTGATTGTCGGACTGGATGCCGTCTGGCCTGTACTCAAGACGCAGACGGCCGGCGCCCAGACGATCGGACACACTCTGCTGGGCTTCCTGTTCGGGATGCTGGTCTTTTCGGCAGCGGCGATGAAGCCCGATCACCTGGCCGCCCGCCTGCTGTCGCAGCGCTGGCTGACGTTGCCGGGACAGTTCAGCTACGCGATGTACGTCATGCACCGGCCGGTCCACAAACTTGTCACCAGGGCCGACTGGGCGGTCGTTCCTTCAGCAATTCAGCCGCTGGCGGTTTTCGTTGCGACTCTCGCCCTCTCGCTGGTGTGCGCGGCGCTTTCCTGGAAGTTCTTCGAAAGGCCGTTCCTGTCGCTGAAGGCATGGTTTCCGAGGCCGGGCGAGAAACGACCGGCATCGGAAACGCCGGGCGAGCCGGCGGTCCAGGCGGCTGCCGCTACTTGTTGAGGACCTCGTCGAGATTCATCAGCTCGTTGATGGTCATCGTCCAGGCCGCGAGTTCACCGTGCGGAAGCATCGCATCGGCTTTCGATTCTCCCACGGCAATGAGTTTCTTCGCTGCCTCGACGTCGGCGCTGTAGACGGCGAGGAGGCGGTCATGGACACCACGGACGATGCTGCGTTCCGTGTTCTCCAGCGGGCGGGAGATGAGCCGGGATGTCACGAAGTCCAGCCGCTCGTCGAAGCTTCCACCGGCCTTCAAAGTATTCTCGGCCAGGCGGCGGGCCGCTTCGACGAACTGTTCATCGTTGAGGGTCACGAGCGCCTGGAGCGGAGTATTCGTCCGCTCGCGGCGCACGACGCACGTTTCACGGCTGGGAGCGTTGAAGATCTCCATCTGTGCCGGCGGAGCGCTCCGCTTCCAGAAGGTGTACAGGCTGCGGCGGTAGAGGCTTTCGCCCGTATCGCGGACGTAGTTCCGGGTGTTGCTGCCGATCATCGCGACGGCTTCCCACACGCCGTCCGGCTGGTAGGGCTTCACGCTCGGACCACCGATCTTCGGTGACAGGAGTCCGCTTGTGGCGAGGGCTCCGTCGCGGATCATCTCGCCATCCATGCGGAACCGGGGGCCGCGGGACAGCAGCCGGTTCTCCAGGTCTTTCTCGAGCTTCGCGGGGGTCGCGACCGCCGCCTGGCGGTAGGTCGACGACATGACGACCTGCTTGAAGAACCGCTTGATATCCCAGCCGTTGTCGCGGAAGTCGAGAGCGAGCCAGTCGAGCAGTTCGGGA contains:
- a CDS encoding DmsC/YnfH family molybdoenzyme membrane anchor subunit, which produces MTTTRLLTLDDLSNGLKGAGDATVSLLDQLLAEQHDLTAVEAFSRDHASCTGPAQAKYYSRLLPAAPPGPGEQYAFEVDLDRCSGCKACVTACHSLNGLDEQETWRDVGLLMGGTEQLPVIQHVTAACHHCVEPACMIACPVNAYEKDPLTGIVKHLDDQCFGCQYCTLACPYNVPKYHAQKGIVRKCDMCSSRLKTGEAPACVQACPHEAISIRVVSTERVREDSETNRFLPAAPDPAITLPTTLYRSTRVFPRNTLPADYHALSPEHPHWPLIVMLVLTQLSVGTFIVGVLLDETLPATLAAVLRPFQATGALVLGLLALGASTCHLGRPLLAFRGILGLRHSWLSREIVAFGLFAGLAVPYAAACWIASPGRPLGPRWAEQASALLPALGMTVAATGALGVFCSGMIYVFTRRELWSFERTMARFAMTSALLGIATAWLSLLLVSRSVDSEIARELLTAAGPQLTRGLMLATGLKLVFDLLILKSLADLRLTSLRRTALLVTGVLSPIALARIGAGILGGIALPMLVLNALPDAARPDLTITVSMAVAWMACLAGELLERYLFFAAVAAPRMPGGIRS
- a CDS encoding molybdopterin oxidoreductase family protein; this translates as MTIEAQNPRLSAGSLLHQRDGRLTRELLLEPGAHGLGLAPQRLKPDATTSMVCGYCSTGCSLNVHLKDGQAVNLSPTTSYPVNLGMACPKGWEALTVLDAPDRATTPLLRNAAGRLAPVDWPTAMGEFVRRFQSIQRQHGPHSIAFLSTGQMPTEEMAFLGSLAKFGLGMLHGDGNTRQCMASAVVAYKQSFGFDSPPYSYADFEESDVLVFVGANPCLAHPIMWERVMRNRRSPEIVVIDPRATETAMAATQHLALAPKSDQTLFYGLARILIKNGWIDSRFINQSTAGFEQFWEFVQPFDLDRVVAETRLKASQIERLAETIHERGRSSFWWTMGVNQSHQGVRTAQSIINVALLTGNIGRPGTGANSITGQCNAMGSRLFSNTTGLLGGHDFTNAQHREKVAGVLGIDTATIPTENSLAYNEIMEGILRGKIKGLWVICTNPAHSWINQSSARDILDRLDFLVVQDMYHTTETAQRAHLVLPAAGWGEKEGTFINSERRIGVIKKVRKAPGQALADFQIFRLVAEAWGCGKMFSKWTSPAAVFESMKELSRGQPCDFSGVRDYAFLDERGGVQWPYPQEGGDDHPERRLFADGRFFHPDGRARFVFEEPRPMTELPSAQYPLLLLTGRGTASQWHTQTRTSKSAVLRKLYPEKPYVELNPGDAKRLAIVPNRWVTVSSQRGQMRALAVIAPTVAVGTVFIPMHYEATNRLTDAVFDPYSKQPSYKACAVRVSPD
- a CDS encoding acyltransferase family protein codes for the protein MNLPTMWTLETREYSSAPSDHRRALDGIRGIAILTVFLYDCLKLPPGGPISFVVRKASAAGWVGVDLFFVLSGFLITGILLDSRGKPGYLSSFFARRSLRIFPLYFLSLWITFVLLPQLAEFLPSAGPISERIGLLSTHQVWFWTYLQNWWMAFEGHWPDVNYLNHFWSLAVEEQFYLVWPFLVGWLSLRGLTRLCWACVIGALALRIGLWISGAPSVVMYVTTVTRMDSLALGGLFAIGLRSPVWYARLSRIAVPGMIGLAGLIVGLDAVWPVLKTQTAGAQTIGHTLLGFLFGMLVFSAAAMKPDHLAARLLSQRWLTLPGQFSYAMYVMHRPVHKLVTRADWAVVPSAIQPLAVFVATLALSLVCAALSWKFFERPFLSLKAWFPRPGEKRPASETPGEPAVQAAAATC
- a CDS encoding GNAT family N-acetyltransferase produces the protein MTTIATRTPSHRSGRAGGPLSVQLRSVPRTSELFFEAGWRDLERRSVHSSPFLSPSFLLSQPGVFSPDDSAQLLTVMDADGRWYAAGVFEAVTGSRQLPAPHLQAVRGQHCFLSGLLLDPAHAGEAIGAIWRALDAQGLHGVAFPQFPIESRLGDLLSSHCSGQQLAVVTDGVQHRATVSLDDASNNVGISEKRTKSLQKGRRALARHGNVGSRFRDCSRDDPSAIDEFLRLESLGWKGEAGSSLASTRREADWFRTVALSLSMQDRIRFAELLVDDRVIASMCLLRAQSEYFAFKIGWDPQWERGCPGFLLAAEVRAHLGQLTGCERIDGCARPGSFLDHVWPGRMAVGDVVFTTNRFGSMLAIGTQWARSLLRKWRGPAGEVPQRAVGSDAVAGGTPA